The nucleotide window TAGGAACTCTGCTTGAACAATCCACTAAAGAAGTTAAGCCCTTATCCCCTGTTTTTGTATAAATTTTTATAGACATATTATTTTAATTATTTAAAGTTATTTTTTCCATTGTTTGTAAAGTAAAAGCTTTTTTTTACATATTTCGTCGATACTGTCCACCCACTTTGTAAAGCAAATTAGTGATCTCTCCTAAAGAGCAAAAGTTTACTGTATATAGTAATTCTTCAAAAATATTTTTACCATTTAAAGCGACTGTTTCTAATCTTTGTAAAGCTTCTGCGGATGTATTAATGTGCTTTTTTTTAAAAGCGTTTAAACGATTAATTTGATCTTGCTTTTCTTCATTAGTGGTTCTAGATAATTCAATCTCTTGGTTTAACTGTTCATCAATGTTGTCGGCAATATAAGTATTTACACCAGTAATAGGAAGCTTGCCAGAATCTTTTAAAGTTTCGTAATGCAAAGACTCTTCTTGAATTTTACTCCTTTGGTACATACTTTCCATACTTCCTAAAACGCCTCCTTTGTCAGAAATATTTTCAAACTCTTTTAATACCGCTTTTTCTACGATATCGCATAGTTCATTAATAACAAAAGATCCCTGTAAAGGGTTGTCAGATTTATTTAAACCAAATTCTTTATTAATAATCATTTGTATGGCCATTGCTCGTCTAACACTTTCTTCTGTGGGAGTGGTAATGGCTTCGTCATACGCATTAGTATGTAGTGAATTACAATTATCACTTAAAGCTAAAAAAGCCTGCAATGTAGTTCGAATATCATTAAAGTCAATTTCTTGTGCATGTAAACTGCGGCCAGAAGTTTGTATATGGTATTTAAATTTTTGCGATTTAACATTGGCTTTGTATTTGTCTCTCATAGTTACAGCCCAAATTTTTCTTGCCACCCTACCCATCACAGAATATTCGGGGTCTAAACCATTACTAAAAAAGAAAGATAAGTTAGAAGCAAAGTCGTCAATATGCATTCCTCTATTTAAATAATATTCAATATAGGTAAAAGCATTAGACAATGTAAATGCCATTTGTGTAATAGGGTTCGCTCCAGCTTCGGCAATATGATAACCACTAATAGATACGGTGTAGTAATTTTTAATTTTATTTTTACAAAAATATTCTTGCACATCGCCCATCATTTTAATGGCCGTTTCGATGGAAAAAATACAAGTGTTTTGTGCTTGATCTTCTTTTAAAATATCCGCTTGCACAGTGCCGCGCACTTTTCTTATAATTTCTATGCGTTTTTCTTTATCCCAAAAATCTTTTTCGGATAAATTTTGTGCAATAACGGTATTCATAAACATGGCTAAAATAATAGGAGCTGGTCCATTTATAGTCATAGATACAGAAGTTTGCGGTGCAACTAAATCAAAGCCAGAGTACAAAACCTTCATATCATCTAAAGTGGCAATACTAACCCCAGCTTCACCAATTTTTCCAAAAATATCAGGGCGAATATCAGGATCTTCTCCATACAAAGTGGCAGAATCAAAAGCGGTAGATAATCGTTTTGCATTGTCATTTTTAGACAAAAAATGAAAACGCTTATTGGTTCTTAATGGTCCACCCTCTCCTGCAAACATTCTTTTAGGGTCTTCGTCGGTGCGTTTAAAAGGAAAAATACCTGCTGCAAAGGGAAAAAAGCCTGGTAGGTTTTCATTAGCTATAAATTGATATTTTTCATTTAAATCGCTAAGTTTAGGTACGCCCACTCTGGGTAAATGATTATGCGCTAAAGAATAATATTTAGATTGAATTTTAAATTCTTTGTCCCTTACCTTATAAGAATATTCTCCCGAATTGTAACTAGCAATAGTTTTGTCTAAAGTATCAATTTTTTTAAACACTTCTTGAGGAAGTTTACTTTTTAAAATTTTTTCTTCGGTTTTTAAAAAACTATTTTCTGGATATAAAGTAGCACTATGTTTAACCGATTGATAATCTTTTAATTTTTTTACTACTACATCTGTTTGCGTATTATACTTTTTACAAGTGGAGGAAATGTCTCGTAAATATAAAACACTAGAAGGAGAAATAATTTTTTCTTCATTTTTAGGTTGTTTTTCACAAATTAAATTATAAGTATTTTTTTTGTTAAAAAAACTTTCTCCAATAGCTATAAATAAAGCATTAACCCCTTTGTCATTAAAGTGAGAGGCCATGGTTCCAAAAATAGGTAAATGCTTATCTTCAGGGGAACCTGGGTGACCAGCAAATAGTTTGTGGTTGCGGCGGTATTGTTTTCTAATATCGCGTAAAGCATCTTCTGATCGTGGTTTTTCAAATTTATTAATAACAATAAAATCAGCAGATTCTAGCATTTCAATTTTTTCTAATTGTGTAGCGGCTCCATATTCGGAGGTCATTACATACATACATTTATCGGCTATGGTAGTGATGGC belongs to Pseudobdellovibrionaceae bacterium and includes:
- a CDS encoding methylmalonyl-CoA mutase family protein; translation: MSKMRFLTATSLFDGHDVSINIIRRLLQSKGVEVIHLGHNRSALDVVKAALHEDVDGIALSSYQGGHTEYFSYIRDLLNQANAKHIKIFAGGGGVITPKEIKHLQDNNIARIYSPEDGMKMGLEGMIDDMIQLAQSSTKPKEYDILFKQYKEKMPKDFSFNEISKIITQIENHKESFSFTSKKNTVPVLGITGTGGAGKSSLIDELLLRFSQHLPDYKIALVSIDPTKKKTNGALLGDRIRLGSARCEKFYIRSLATRDSNTELSPKIKEVANFLKTQDFNLIIIETSGIGQASDAITTIADKCMYVMTSEYGAATQLEKIEMLESADFIVINKFEKPRSEDALRDIRKQYRRNHKLFAGHPGSPEDKHLPIFGTMASHFNDKGVNALFIAIGESFFNKKNTYNLICEKQPKNEEKIISPSSVLYLRDISSTCKKYNTQTDVVVKKLKDYQSVKHSATLYPENSFLKTEEKILKSKLPQEVFKKIDTLDKTIASYNSGEYSYKVRDKEFKIQSKYYSLAHNHLPRVGVPKLSDLNEKYQFIANENLPGFFPFAAGIFPFKRTDEDPKRMFAGEGGPLRTNKRFHFLSKNDNAKRLSTAFDSATLYGEDPDIRPDIFGKIGEAGVSIATLDDMKVLYSGFDLVAPQTSVSMTINGPAPIILAMFMNTVIAQNLSEKDFWDKEKRIEIIRKVRGTVQADILKEDQAQNTCIFSIETAIKMMGDVQEYFCKNKIKNYYTVSISGYHIAEAGANPITQMAFTLSNAFTYIEYYLNRGMHIDDFASNLSFFFSNGLDPEYSVMGRVARKIWAVTMRDKYKANVKSQKFKYHIQTSGRSLHAQEIDFNDIRTTLQAFLALSDNCNSLHTNAYDEAITTPTEESVRRAMAIQMIINKEFGLNKSDNPLQGSFVINELCDIVEKAVLKEFENISDKGGVLGSMESMYQRSKIQEESLHYETLKDSGKLPITGVNTYIADNIDEQLNQEIELSRTTNEEKQDQINRLNAFKKKHINTSAEALQRLETVALNGKNIFEELLYTVNFCSLGEITNLLYKVGGQYRRNM